The Natribaculum luteum genome contains the following window.
GCGGAGCGATGAACCCGACGCTCACCATCGCGGCGCTGGCGCTCCGGGCCGCCGAGCACGTCGACGCCGAACTCAAGTGAGACGAGCGCTACTGTCAGCACACGCCTGTTTTAGGCAAACCTAAAAGTATAAGTCGGCGGGGTAGCAACGGACGGGCAATGAGCGAACCGCGACCGGCCGACGAGGGCGGGAGAACCGAGGGGGAAAAAGCGGAGACCGACACCGACGAGTACACGTTCGAGGACGTCAGCGTCGTCATGGGGACCTACAACGAGGAAGAAGCGATCGGCAAAGTGCTCTCGGACGTCGAGCGCGTGACCGACGGCAAGGCGGAGGTCGTCTGCGTCGATGGCTCCTCGGATCGCACGCCCGAGATCGCCCGCGAACACGGCGCTCGCGTGATCAGACAGCGACCGCAGGGCTACGGCGTGGCGGTACGCGAGGCGATCCTCGCGCCCGACCGCCCGATCGTCGTGACGACCGACTGCGACGACACCTACCCGATGGAACAGCTCCCCGAGTTCCTCGAGTCGATCAACGCCGGCTACGACGTCGTCAGCGGCGACCGCCTCTATCACGGCGCAGCAGCGATGCCGGCGTTCAACCGCTTCGGGAACCACGCCTTCGCCGCGATCGCGAGCGTCCTGATGGGCACGCACGTCCACGACACCACGACGGGGATGCGCGCGTACCGCCGGGAGGTCGTCGAGTCGATCGAGTGGACCGAGAACACCGGTCTCTCGGCCGAACTCCTGATTCGGCCGCTAATGAGAGGCTACGACGTCCGCGAACATCCCATCGAGTACCGCGAGCGCGCCGGCGAAACCAAACTCGACCCCATCCAGGGCGGCGCGGCGATCGCCAAGTCGATCGTGAAAGTCTGTCTCGAAGAACGGTTCCGGTAACTGTCTCGAGCGAGTCTCCCGGTTCGTGGGCGATTCGCCGGGTTCGTCGGTGTCGACGGAGACAGCGAACGAGTCTCGAGGTATCGTTCTGTCCGGTAGTATACTACTGGACAAAACGATTCACACATCGATCGCACTCGAACGGCCGTCGCCAGCGGTGACGGGCCGTGAGACGCGATCGAGTGTTCAGTGACTGTTGTCCGGCAGTATAGGAATAGATCGACACGTAACGCGTGCACGTTCGTCACGCCGATCCGCTGGAACCACGAACGCAGGAAATACTTATCAACTGTGCGAACGAATCCGCCAGTATGGACGAGCTAGGACTACTCGTGTTGCTACTCGGGGTATTCGTCGCATACCGATTCCTCCAGGGGATCGAAGAAGCGTGGCACGGATACCGACGTACGGCCAAGTAATCGGTCATCTGTCCTGATAGTTATCACCACTTGAGAGACGCGAATCGTGGCCGTATTCGTCGTACTCGGCGTCGTCGCTCCGACGCTCGTCGACGAGTGGCGAGCGAAATCCGGTGGGTGAGCGAACGACCGCGCTACGTCGACGCGTACCGAGTCGACTCCGTCATCCCTCCTCGAGTCGCGTCTCGAACTCGACCCACTCGGCGTGGACGTCCGGGTCGTCGGGGAGGTAGGTATCCTCGCTCCCGCAGGCGGTCACGAGGTAACAGACGGTCCGTTCGGGCGGCCAGATCGCCTCGACAGTGCCGTCTGTCGTCCGGACGGTCACGTCCTGTCGGTAGGTGAACGAGCCCCCGTCGGGCTGGACCAGCGTGATCGACAGGGCGACCTCGTCGGTCCCATCCGTCGGGACCGTCGCGTCGCCGGTCGGCGTCTCGAGTCGCGCGCCGTCGGCCTCGAGCGTCCAGTCGACGGCGACGCGCTCGCCGGGTTCTGTGAGCGTGTAGGTCGCGTACGTCCCGTCGTCGGTCTCGAGCCTGACGGTCGCGCTGTCGACGCGGTCGGGGACGGCGACGGCGGTCTCGCCCGCCAGCGATTCGCCCGCGCGGACGTCGACGGCCTCGAGTTTCGGGACGACGTGGCTGTCCGGATTCGGCGACCACTCGCCGTGGTACGCGTAGCGGTAGTACGTCCGGTCGGGGTAGGCGTCGACGACGGCGAAGTCGTCGTCTGGCTCTCGATCCAGCGCGTAGACGACGGGACCGTCGAAGCCCGGTTCGTTCCGGAGGTACTGGAACGGGTGGTTCTGCCAGTCGCCGTACGGCGTCGGCAGGAAGACGAGAGCGTCCTCGAAGTCGTGGTCTTCGATGGGCTCGTAGGCGTCGGCGAGTTTGTCGGTGTACGCGGCGTTTCGCTCGAGCGGCGGTCCGACGAGGGCGGCGTTCGCCCCGCCTGCAGTCACGAGCGCCGCGAGGAGGACGGCGACCGCGAGAGCGCGCGTGGCCGGCGGCGACGCGTCGACGCGGTCGGCGAGCGTGCGGAGCCGACGCCAGCCGGCGACGGCACCGAACGCGGCGAAGATCGACAGCGGGACCAGCAGGTCGAAGTAGTAGAGCGGCCCGAACTGGGCGACGATGCCGTCGGTCGGATCGCTCATCGTCGCGAGGACGTTGTAGTTGCCCCAGAAGAACAGGTTCCCGAGGGGCACGGAGACGAACAGCCCCGCGAGGAGGAGGCCCGCCGTTCGACCTGCGGGATCGGTTCGCCACCGGCGGATCGCGAGCACCAGCCCGGCAACCGCCAGCGCCGTTCCGAGGAGACCGGCGGTGAACCACCGCGTCGTGAGATACTCGAGGACGTAGCCGTTCGCCCGGAGGGCGAGTTCGGGGGTGTACTCGATCGAGTGTCCGAGGATGCGTCGCCGCCCGAACCCGGGACCGTCGAGCGGGGCGAACGCCTCGTAGGGAAAGCGCAGCGCCGATCCGGTCAGGGCGGCGTTGTACGCGAGCGTCAGGCCGACGAACGCGAGCCCGCCGGCGGCAGTGACGACGTTTCGACGCACGGGGTCAGAGAGCGGTCGAATACCGGACTCGAGGAGCGCCCGGCCGACGGTCCACAGCGCGTGGAGGATAAACGGCGCAGCGAACAGGACGGCCGTGTACGGACGGGCGAAGAAGGCGAGTCCGATCGCCACTCCGGCGAGTGCGGCACTCGAGAGGTGGCCCTCGCGGACGCCACGGAGGTAGCAGACGGCAAAGACCAGGTTCAGCAGCGTCGTCGGCGCGTACGGCAGGAAGACGGCCGACGCCAGCAGGGCCATCGGCGACGCGGCGAAGATCGCGGCGGCGACGACGCCGGCCCGCCGGTCGAAGACCTGCGTCCCGAGGACGGCGACGAGCGCGGCGTTGCCGGCGGCGACGGCGGCGAGCGTCACCCGCGGTTCGTCGAACAGCGCCATCGAGACGGCGTACATCGCCGCCGGGACGGGGTTGTACTTGGGATAGAGGCGGCCGCCGTCCTCGACGAAAAACCATGGGCGAAACGCACCCGCGAGTTCGCCCGCGTGTAACTCGAGTTGCCCCTCGAGGAGCATCGCCGCCTGCAGGAGGTACACCCCCTCGTCGTGGTTGACCGAGTGGTACGGGAACACCTGCGTGGCGATCGCGAAGACGACGACGCCGGCGGTCAGGGCGATCCCGGCCGCGGCCAGTCGCTCGCGACCCGCCGCTGTCGAGACGGTACGAGCGACGAAATCACGGAACGAATCGGGGCTCACGGTAGATCAGGAAGCGACGGCGCGAGTGAGACGCGAGCGATCGATCAGAACTGGACGCCGACGTCGCGCATCATGTCGACCGTCGGCTCGAGGTCCGACAGCCGAGTCAGGTCCATGTTGGGGACGTCGAGGTCCTCGATCGATGGCAGTTCGCCGACCGGCGGGACGCCCTCGACCAGCGGATACTCGAACGTCCGGACCGCGAAGTAGTCCTGGGCCTCCGTCGAGAGGAGATGACGGATGAAGTTCTCTGCGAGTTCGGGGTCGTCTGCTTCGTCGATGACCGCCGCGCCCGCGACGTTGAAGATCGCTCCCGCGTCGCCCTGGGTGAACGTCGTCGCGATCGGCGCGTCCTCCCGACCGTCTTTCACGCGCTGGATGTAGTAGTGGTTGGTGAATCCGGCGTCGAGGTCGCCGTCGGCGACCGCCTCACAGACCGCGAGTTCGTTGCCGTACGTCGCGATACCGGCGTCGACGACGCTCTCGAGCCACTGCCGGGTCGCGTCCTCGCCCTCGAGGATGCGCATCGCCGTGACGAACGCCTGGCAGGAGGCGTAGCCCGGTGCCCACCCGAGCTGGGCGTCGACGCCGTCGGGGTACTCCATGATGGAGTCAGGGAGGTCGTCCTCGGAGAGGACGTTCGTGTTGTACGGGATCGAGCGAGCGCGCCCGGACGTACCGATCCACCCGTCGGTCCGGAACTCCTCGCCGACCATCTCGAGTACGTCGTCCGACAGCGTGCGCGTTCGGCCCTCGTCGGCGAGCATGCCGAGCGAGCCGGCGTCGACGGAGAAGAACACGTCCGCAGACGTGCCGTCCCCTTCGGTCACGATCGTGTTGGCGAGTTCCGTCGAGTTGCCGTATCGCGGCTGTGGCGAGAACGAGAAGTCGTCGTACAGGTCCTCGATGTAGCTCAGGAGGTTGCCAACGAGGAACTCGCCGCGACCGGAGTAGACCGAGAGTTCGCCCTCGAGGTCGGGCATCTCCGCCATACTCGTCCCACCGAGTTCCTGACCCTGGCGGCCGTAGCCGAGTTCTGTGAGGTCGGAACCGTCGTCGTCGCCGTCGTCGTCGCCGCCAAACAGGCCCAGACAGCCCGCCAGTCCGGCGACGCCGAGCGTCGCCGATCCGGCGAGGAACGTTCGTCTGTCGCTTCGATCGGGGAATCGTCCTTTCTCGTCCATGTTTTTAGGCTCGCCTAAAAACACTTATAGTCGTCGATCCATACCAACTCACGTCCGACGGTATCAGTCGTCGGCGACGGGGACGCGAGCGCCCTCGAGTGCGTCGAGACACGCCAGCCAGTCGTGCATGTACTCGCCGACGTGGGCGAAGAACTCGCCGTTCTGGTACTCCTCCCACTCCCGACTGCGGAGTTCGTCGGCCATCGCCGCGAAGACGTCGGCGTAACTGTCGGCGTCCGCGCCGGCGTCGTCGACGATCTCCCAGAGATGTTCGTTGAGTTCGAGGCCGGCGACCTCGTTGTGGAGGTCGTCGAACGTCGATCGGGCGGCCTTGTTGTGTTCACACAGCGGCGCGCCGTTGTAGATCTGCTTGCCGAGGACGTCACAGGCGCGCTTGAGGAAGACGCCGCTCCAGATGTCGTCGAACCGGCCGACGTCCCACGGGTTGTCGTCCATCGGCAGCTGGTAGAACGCCGGGATCACCTCCCGGCGGAACGCGAGGTTCATCGAGCAGACGGTGAGGTAGTTCTCCTCCGCGGCGACGAAGTCGTTCGCGAAGTCCTCGCGGGTCGTCCGCGTCTGGGCCTGACCCTGCAGATCGCCGTCCATCAGGATCCGCACCGCGTCGAGGTCCGGGACGTTCGTCCACAGACCCTGGGAGGCGACGACCTCGCCGGCCTCGATCGTGGTCGTGTCGGTCTCGACGGTCTCGCCCATCGCCGAGTAGGGGTATCCGCGCGGGTACAGGCCGTGTTCCTCGGCGTTCTGGTAGAGGACGTTCACCCACTGCTCGTCCGAGGAGACGGCCTCGATCTCGCCCTCGAAGGCGAGGTTCTCGAGGTGAGTCCCGAAGAAGTCCTCGTCCTCGTGCGGGAGGGTGTCGTCGTCGATGAACACGCCGTACTCGAACTCGTCGTTCGCCCACATGTATAGCAGGCCGAAACTCGTCTCGGCGTGGCTCGCGGCCGGAACGACGTGTTCGTACTCGGTGACGCCGTGGTCGGCGTACCACTCCTCGCGTCGCGTCCCGTCGAAGACCTCGCCAGAGACGCCTTCCTCCTCGAGCATCGTCTCCATCGCCTCGGTCTCACAGAAGTCCTCGGTCACGAGCACGACGTGGAGTCTCGAGAGGTCGAACCCGTGGTCGCGCACGTTGTCGAAGTACGAGCGCATACACTCGTACTCCCGGATCGTCGGGACGACGACGCAGATGTCCTGGCTCATGCTCCAACAATTTTAGGCTGGCCTAAAAAACGTGCCGATGTCGGTCAGTCGTCGGCCGGTCCGTCGGGAACGGCGGTTCGCCCGTCGGTGGCGGCAGTCGATAGCGAGACGTTCAGCGACGCGAGCGCGCCCGCGCCGCCGACGAGCGTGATCGCGTTTTTCAGCGCGTGATCGACGATCGCCCCGGCCAGCGCCGTGCTCGCGCCGACGGGCGTGAGCCCGACGACGAGGCCGGTAAACGCCGCCTCGTACAGCCCGATTCCACCCTGCAAGAGCGGCAGGACCTTCGCCAAGTTCCCGACGCTCACCGCGAGCGTCCCGACGACCAGCAGGGTCGGCGCGTCGAGTCCCGCACCGACGGCCGCGAGGACGACCACCGCGGTCAGCACGTCCAGTCCCCACACGAGGAGACTCTCGACGCCGACGGTCGCCACCGCACGTGGATTCGTCGCGACGCGCTGGACGTCCGCGAGTAGATCCAGAAGGGCGTCGATCGCACGCCGGAGGCGTGGCCACCGACTCACGCGCGTGCGAAGACGCGGACCGAGCGCACGGTCGCTGTAGGCGACACCGACGGCAGCCGTCGCGACCACGACGGCGGCCGTCGCGACGACCGAAGCCGCCTCGAGCGCCCGCCGACCGTACTCGAGGTCGTCCACCAGGCCGAGTGGGCTCGAGTCGCCGAGCAGGGCGAACGCGAGAACGGCCCCGCCCGCCAGCGTCGCGATCGTCAGCAGATCGAAGACGCGTTCGACCGCCAGCGAACCGAACCCGGTGGGGTAGGGAACGTCCTCGCGGTCTTTCACGAGGTACGCCCGAACGGCGTCGCCCGCCCGGGCGGGGATCGCGAGGTTCGCCGTCTGACTCGCGAAGACGGCGGTCGTGAGAAAGCCCGTTCCGACGTGGTGGCCCATCGTCGCGAGCACGTCGCCGTACCGGCGGCCACGGAGGGGCCACGAGACGGCGTAGACGACCGTCGCGACGCCGAGCAAGAGCGGGTCCGCCCCCGTCACGTCGGCGACCACGGCGTCGACGTCGACCGCACGGACGGCCGCGAGCAGGCCGACGACGACGAGCGCCGTCCCCGCGAACGTCGCCCAGCGGCGGGAGAACACCCCGCCGCGAGCCGGCCGACCGTCCGTCGCATCCTCACGGCTACCGTCGTCCATGGTCGAACCCTGCGGGAGCAGATATTTAAGTCCACCTAAAACTCGACCAGGATGCTTCGAGCGGGCGGCTAGCGGCAGAATCGTGATAGAACGGGTCGCCTGCGGTCAGGTCAGTTCTGCGATCAGTTCTCGAGCCGACCGTCTGACGGCCTCGTCGCTCGAGAGCGTCGGCTCCCAGCCCAGTGCAGCGAGTTTTTCGACGGAGAGGCGCATCTTCGGCACGTCGCCGGTCCAGCCGCGGTCGCCGCCGGTGTACTCGTAGGTCGGTTCGAGACCCATCTCGTCGGCGACGATGGCGGCGATCCGGTCGACCGACGTGGTGGTCCGGGTCCCGAGATTGTAGGTGTTCATCGCGTCGTCGGCGTGTTCGACGACGTGACACATCGCGTCGACGCAGTCGTCGACGTGCATGTAGGATTTCTCCTGTCGGCCGTCGCCGAGGATGGTGAGCGTCTCGGGGTTCTCGTGGAGTTTCTCGACGAAGTCGGGGATCACTGCCCCACGAAGTCCCGGGCCGACGATGTTCGCGAACCGGAAGTTCCAGACGGTGAAGTCGTGGCTGTGAGCGTGGGTCGCGAGCAGGCCCTCGTCGGCAAGTTTGCTCGCGCCGTATGTGC
Protein-coding sequences here:
- a CDS encoding dolichyl-phosphate hexose transferase, which codes for MGTYNEEEAIGKVLSDVERVTDGKAEVVCVDGSSDRTPEIAREHGARVIRQRPQGYGVAVREAILAPDRPIVVTTDCDDTYPMEQLPEFLESINAGYDVVSGDRLYHGAAAMPAFNRFGNHAFAAIASVLMGTHVHDTTTGMRAYRREVVESIEWTENTGLSAELLIRPLMRGYDVREHPIEYRERAGETKLDPIQGGAAIAKSIVKVCLEERFR
- a CDS encoding glycosyltransferase family 39 protein; the protein is MSPDSFRDFVARTVSTAAGRERLAAAGIALTAGVVVFAIATQVFPYHSVNHDEGVYLLQAAMLLEGQLELHAGELAGAFRPWFFVEDGGRLYPKYNPVPAAMYAVSMALFDEPRVTLAAVAAGNAALVAVLGTQVFDRRAGVVAAAIFAASPMALLASAVFLPYAPTTLLNLVFAVCYLRGVREGHLSSAALAGVAIGLAFFARPYTAVLFAAPFILHALWTVGRALLESGIRPLSDPVRRNVVTAAGGLAFVGLTLAYNAALTGSALRFPYEAFAPLDGPGFGRRRILGHSIEYTPELALRANGYVLEYLTTRWFTAGLLGTALAVAGLVLAIRRWRTDPAGRTAGLLLAGLFVSVPLGNLFFWGNYNVLATMSDPTDGIVAQFGPLYYFDLLVPLSIFAAFGAVAGWRRLRTLADRVDASPPATRALAVAVLLAALVTAGGANAALVGPPLERNAAYTDKLADAYEPIEDHDFEDALVFLPTPYGDWQNHPFQYLRNEPGFDGPVVYALDREPDDDFAVVDAYPDRTYYRYAYHGEWSPNPDSHVVPKLEAVDVRAGESLAGETAVAVPDRVDSATVRLETDDGTYATYTLTEPGERVAVDWTLEADGARLETPTGDATVPTDGTDEVALSITLVQPDGGSFTYRQDVTVRTTDGTVEAIWPPERTVCYLVTACGSEDTYLPDDPDVHAEWVEFETRLEEG
- a CDS encoding extracellular solute-binding protein, with the translated sequence MDEKGRFPDRSDRRTFLAGSATLGVAGLAGCLGLFGGDDDGDDDGSDLTELGYGRQGQELGGTSMAEMPDLEGELSVYSGRGEFLVGNLLSYIEDLYDDFSFSPQPRYGNSTELANTIVTEGDGTSADVFFSVDAGSLGMLADEGRTRTLSDDVLEMVGEEFRTDGWIGTSGRARSIPYNTNVLSEDDLPDSIMEYPDGVDAQLGWAPGYASCQAFVTAMRILEGEDATRQWLESVVDAGIATYGNELAVCEAVADGDLDAGFTNHYYIQRVKDGREDAPIATTFTQGDAGAIFNVAGAAVIDEADDPELAENFIRHLLSTEAQDYFAVRTFEYPLVEGVPPVGELPSIEDLDVPNMDLTRLSDLEPTVDMMRDVGVQF
- a CDS encoding alpha-1 4-glucan-protein synthase, producing MSQDICVVVPTIREYECMRSYFDNVRDHGFDLSRLHVVLVTEDFCETEAMETMLEEEGVSGEVFDGTRREEWYADHGVTEYEHVVPAASHAETSFGLLYMWANDEFEYGVFIDDDTLPHEDEDFFGTHLENLAFEGEIEAVSSDEQWVNVLYQNAEEHGLYPRGYPYSAMGETVETDTTTIEAGEVVASQGLWTNVPDLDAVRILMDGDLQGQAQTRTTREDFANDFVAAEENYLTVCSMNLAFRREVIPAFYQLPMDDNPWDVGRFDDIWSGVFLKRACDVLGKQIYNGAPLCEHNKAARSTFDDLHNEVAGLELNEHLWEIVDDAGADADSYADVFAAMADELRSREWEEYQNGEFFAHVGEYMHDWLACLDALEGARVPVADD
- a CDS encoding lysylphosphatidylglycerol synthase transmembrane domain-containing protein — encoded protein: MDDGSREDATDGRPARGGVFSRRWATFAGTALVVVGLLAAVRAVDVDAVVADVTGADPLLLGVATVVYAVSWPLRGRRYGDVLATMGHHVGTGFLTTAVFASQTANLAIPARAGDAVRAYLVKDREDVPYPTGFGSLAVERVFDLLTIATLAGGAVLAFALLGDSSPLGLVDDLEYGRRALEAASVVATAAVVVATAAVGVAYSDRALGPRLRTRVSRWPRLRRAIDALLDLLADVQRVATNPRAVATVGVESLLVWGLDVLTAVVVLAAVGAGLDAPTLLVVGTLAVSVGNLAKVLPLLQGGIGLYEAAFTGLVVGLTPVGASTALAGAIVDHALKNAITLVGGAGALASLNVSLSTAATDGRTAVPDGPADD
- a CDS encoding NAD-dependent epimerase/dehydratase family protein, yielding MTDRRTLVTGGAGFIGTHLVARLLEDGEDVIVVDDCSNGSRERVPDAARFVEADLTDPDALEGVLTSDVDRVFHLAASKLVDTDRPYDQFERNTRMTLTLLEAMCNADVTDFAYTSSSTVYGEAPRPTPEDYAPMEPISTYGASKLADEGLLATHAHSHDFTVWNFRFANIVGPGLRGAVIPDFVEKLHENPETLTILGDGRQEKSYMHVDDCVDAMCHVVEHADDAMNTYNLGTRTTTSVDRIAAIVADEMGLEPTYEYTGGDRGWTGDVPKMRLSVEKLAALGWEPTLSSDEAVRRSARELIAELT